The Drosophila innubila isolate TH190305 chromosome 3R unlocalized genomic scaffold, UK_Dinn_1.0 2_E_3R, whole genome shotgun sequence genome has a segment encoding these proteins:
- the LOC117792198 gene encoding isochorismatase domain-containing protein 1: MSKIGRSLYRLKAHETLFMMCDIQEKFRPAIPLMGAAIENSKKLVDAGKVLNIPLLVTEQYPEKLGPTVCELDVNHACAVIPKTQFSMLFPPIEQKMSAIFGDKPKTAVLFGIETHVCVEQTAFDLINKNINVWLVADCCASRLNQDRDLALERLRDIGCTITSSEAVIFNLLADKNHESFKDIASLVKKVSADLQIWLPTTAANKK; encoded by the exons TTGTTTATGATGTGCGATATTCAGGAAAAATTTAGGCCAGCAATACCCTTGATGGGGGctgcaattgaaaattcaaagaaattg GTAGATGCcggaaaagttttaaatattccgCTCTTGGTCACAGAGCAATATCCGGAGAAACTTGGACCCACTGTATGTGAGCTGGATGTGAATCATGCCTGTGCTGTGATACCAAAAACTCAATTCAGCATGCTTTTTCCTCCCATTGAGCAGAAGATGAGTGCTATTTTTGGGGATAAGCCAAAGACAGCAGTGTTGTTTGGAATAGAG actcACGTTTGCGTTGAACAAACCGCTTTTGATCTGATTAATAAGAACATCAATGTCTGGTTAGTCGCTGACTGTTGTGCCTCGCGTCTCAATCAGGACAGAGATTTGGCCCTGGAACGACTGAGGGACATTGGCTGTACTATTACCAGCTCAGAGGCAGTAATTTTTAACCTGCTGGCTGATAAAAACCACGAGTCATTCAAGGACATTGCCTCGCTGGTGAAGAAGGTGTCAGCCGACTTGCAGATTTGGCTGCCCACAACAGCTGCCAATAAAAAATGA